The following proteins are encoded in a genomic region of Gossypium hirsutum isolate 1008001.06 chromosome D05, Gossypium_hirsutum_v2.1, whole genome shotgun sequence:
- the LOC121216959 gene encoding uncharacterized protein isoform X2: MEEEKGTTGSINLSLNGREEKINLSGQVHHLPCCIKFNGPCNVSQYFKPKLKGFVLVKNNSGKRKAYDVSEGNSNDWEMKAKFDKLTYWNHDTPPSKDDPFLRSFHWFTVAEALHKQVKAEDLATIDAALA, translated from the exons ATGGAGGAAGAGAAGGGAACAACAGGAAGCATAAACCTAAGCCTGAACGGTagagaagagaaaataaatcTGAGTGGTCAGGTTCATCATCTTCCATGCTGCATCAAATTCAATGGCCCTTGCAATGTTTCTCAGTACTTCAAACCCAAACTTAAAG GCTTTGTTCTTGTGAAGAACAACTCTGGAAAGAGGAAAGCTTATGATGTATCTGAAGGAAACTCAAACGATTGGGAAATGAAAGCCAAATTTGATAAATTGACATATTGGAATCATGATACCCCTCCTTCAAAAGACGACCCCTTCTTGCGTTCTTTCCATTGGTTTACTGTTGCAGAAGCT TTGCACAAACAAGTAAAAGCCGAAGACTTGGCTACTATCGATGCTGCTCTGGCGTAA
- the LOC121216959 gene encoding ribonuclease H2 subunit C isoform X1 encodes MEEEKGTTGSINLSLNGREEKINLSGQVHHLPCCIKFNGPCNVSQYFKPKLKAMEIDGLAVEEAHFRGRKLQGTTISLPNGYAGFVLVKNNSGKRKAYDVSEGNSNDWEMKAKFDKLTYWNHDTPPSKDDPFLRSFHWFTVAEALHKQVKAEDLATIDAALA; translated from the exons ATGGAGGAAGAGAAGGGAACAACAGGAAGCATAAACCTAAGCCTGAACGGTagagaagagaaaataaatcTGAGTGGTCAGGTTCATCATCTTCCATGCTGCATCAAATTCAATGGCCCTTGCAATGTTTCTCAGTACTTCAAACCCAAACTTAAAG CGATGGAGATTGATGGGTTAGCAGTAGAGGAAGCGCATTTTAGAGGAAGGAAGCTTCAAGGAACTACTATTTCTCTTCCAAATGGATATGCTG GCTTTGTTCTTGTGAAGAACAACTCTGGAAAGAGGAAAGCTTATGATGTATCTGAAGGAAACTCAAACGATTGGGAAATGAAAGCCAAATTTGATAAATTGACATATTGGAATCATGATACCCCTCCTTCAAAAGACGACCCCTTCTTGCGTTCTTTCCATTGGTTTACTGTTGCAGAAGCT TTGCACAAACAAGTAAAAGCCGAAGACTTGGCTACTATCGATGCTGCTCTGGCGTAA
- the LOC107903327 gene encoding uncharacterized protein, with translation MGNCLRHQSSTQWAGDDWGTTVADYGEDDGFSDIKTKEKGIVGDHHQKDGFITTSSTPTVHEVKVKITKKQLEELLGRVDVKELSVQQVLAQLINVSNQFDETNQRSWRPALQSIPEVN, from the coding sequence atgggtAATTGTTTACGGCATCAATCATCAACACAATGGGCCGGCGACGACTGGGGAACAACGGTGGCTGACTACGGCGAAGACGACGGGTTTTCCGACATTAAAACGAAAGAAAAGGGTATTGTAGGAGATCATCATCAAAAAGATGGTTTTATTACAACATCTTCGACTCCAACTGTTCATGAAGTTAAAGTGAAGATAACGAAGAAGCAGTTGGAGGAATTATTAGGTAGGGTTGATGTAAAGGAGTTATCAGTACAACAGGTTTTAGCACAGTTGATTAATGTTAGTAATCAATTTGATGAAACAAATCAACGGTCATGGAGGCCTGCACTACAAAGCATTCCTGAGGTGAATTGA